Within Thermoplasmata archaeon, the genomic segment CTTCTTGTCGCGGAGGTTGGTCAGACCGCTCTCCATCTCCGCCTCTATGGCGCGGAGAGCATCGAGGTCCACCTTGAGGCGGTTCATCTCCGCAGTGTTCTCCTCGATGGTCCTGTATCCCTCCTCGATGTCCTTTATGACGGCATCGAGCTGTATCTGGGTGGACTCGTTCTGCTTCCTGTATCCGACGATCTCGGTATCTACTCCCCCGATCTGCAGCTTCAGCTCGGATATGGCCTCGGTGAGCTTGTGGAGAGTGTCCCTGACCTTCTGTATCCTGTTCTGCAGGTCGGCCGGAGCGATCTCGGCGATACGGTCCTTGACCCTGTTCTTCTGGTCGGTGTAGAGCGTCATGCGCTCCGTGAGCATGGTGAAGACCTTCCTGGTCTCCGCCAGTTCCGAATCTGCTGCGGCCACCTTGGCCCTGGCGTCCTGAAGGTCCTTCTGGGCATCCTTCTTGGACTTCTCCAGCTCCGTGATCCTAGCCTTGAGACCTGCGACCTTCTCCCTCTGCTCCATTCCAGCAGTGGAGTTCGCCCTCATCTCGTCGTCGGCGGAGCGGATCTCGTCGCGGACCTTCCTGAGCTCCTGCCTCACGTTGTCCAGGGCATCGGATGCCTTCCTGAGCTTCTCGCCCAGCTCCGTGAGCTTGTCCTCGGAGGCCGCACCGAACTTCATCAGCTTCTGCTGGTTGATGGTACCTCCGACCATTGCTCCGGATGCCTCTATGAGCTCTCCGGCCTTGGTGACTATCCTGATTCCGCCCATGATCCTGCGGGCGGTGTCCATGTCCTTGACGACCAATGTGTCCCCGAGGACGTACCAGAATGCGTTGTAGTACTTCTGGTTGAAATCTATGAGGTCTATCGCATAGCCCTCCGAGTCCTTCTCACTCATGATGGCCTTCGCCCTCGGCTTTCCGCCCATCATCTTCGTGAGAGGAAGGAATGTGACCCTTCCGAGCCTCTCCTTCTTCAGGTATGCGATGGCATCCGCCGCGACCTGGTCATTGTCCACGACGACGGCCTGCATCTTTCCTCCGGCGGCAACTGACAGTGCTGTCTCGAACCCGGGATCGACGGTGGCCAGCTCCTGGATCGTACCGTGGATGCCGGGCATCTCTCCCCTGTTCCTCAGGGCCAGTATTGCCTCGACGGCCATGCTTCCCTGGTTCATCCTCTCGGAGACCTTCTTCTCGGCCTGGAGAGCCTTGTACTCCTCGTCCACCTTCCTGTAGACTGCGTTGAGCTCGGCCTCCTGCTTCTCCAGCTCGGACTCCTTCTTCCTAGCCTCCAATATCTTCTGGCCGTAGTCCTCCAGACTCGGCCCGGCCTCCGCCTTGATCTGATCAAGGCTCCATTTGGCATCCTTGATCTCGAAATCGATGTTCTGAATCCTCTCGTCCAGAGCGGCCACGTTCCTGTGGGCCTCCTCCGATGCGGTCTCCGCCTTGGAGAACTTGCCCTGGGCGTCCAACAGGTCGTTGGAGCATTCCTCGGCGTCGGCCTCGATCTTCGCCAGACGGTCCTGGAGCTCCTTCTGCTCCCCACCTGAACTGGAGATCATATCGGATATCTTGCACTCCTCCTCGGACTGGACATCCTTGTCCCTCTCGGCCTGGAAGAGCTTGATCTCAAGGTCCTTCTTGTTCTCCTCGAGGGAGACTATGCTCCTCTCGTTCTCGGAGATGCGCTCCTCGAAGTTCTTCCTGAAGGTCTTGTTCTCCTCGATCTTCTCCTCTGTGAACTCCACCTTGTCCTTCTTGGTGGCATATGCGACCTTCACATCCTCGATCTTCTTCTTGAGCTCGGTGTACTCGGGGCCGGCCTTCGCGGCGATCTCCAGTTCAACGTCTGCGATCTCCTGCTTCTTACCGTCCCTCTTCTGCTCCAGTTCAGCCTTCTCCGCTGAGAAATTCTGGATGTTCGAATTGAGCTTTGTGATCTGTTCGGATGTCGCATCGTACGATGCCTTGGCCATCTGAAGCTTCCTGTGGGAGTACTGGGCCTTGGCCATGTCCAACGTGTCCTTGAGCTCCACGTACTTCTCCGCCGCCTCGCGGTCCTTCTCCAGCCTCTTGACGTCCTCGGTGAGCTCACCGACGACGATGTTGATCCTGTCGAGG encodes:
- the smc gene encoding chromosome segregation protein SMC, which produces MHLKTVEMENFKSFGGKVVVPLMEGYTAVTGPNGSGKSNITDAILFVLGPKSPKAVRAGRLTDLIFDGGRSKNKASFMKVSLVFDNRDRIMPWDADEVRLTRYIKMSDNGQDYNSYFYINDQKSTLTEFDNLLTKARISAEGYNLVQQGDVTQIVQMGNTQRRGILDSISGIASFDADIEKAQAERNEANANLDRINIVVGELTEDVKRLEKDREAAEKYVELKDTLDMAKAQYSHRKLQMAKASYDATSEQITKLNSNIQNFSAEKAELEQKRDGKKQEIADVELEIAAKAGPEYTELKKKIEDVKVAYATKKDKVEFTEEKIEENKTFRKNFEERISENERSIVSLEENKKDLEIKLFQAERDKDVQSEEECKISDMISSSGGEQKELQDRLAKIEADAEECSNDLLDAQGKFSKAETASEEAHRNVAALDERIQNIDFEIKDAKWSLDQIKAEAGPSLEDYGQKILEARKKESELEKQEAELNAVYRKVDEEYKALQAEKKVSERMNQGSMAVEAILALRNRGEMPGIHGTIQELATVDPGFETALSVAAGGKMQAVVVDNDQVAADAIAYLKKERLGRVTFLPLTKMMGGKPRAKAIMSEKDSEGYAIDLIDFNQKYYNAFWYVLGDTLVVKDMDTARRIMGGIRIVTKAGELIEASGAMVGGTINQQKLMKFGAASEDKLTELGEKLRKASDALDNVRQELRKVRDEIRSADDEMRANSTAGMEQREKVAGLKARITELEKSKKDAQKDLQDARAKVAAADSELAETRKVFTMLTERMTLYTDQKNRVKDRIAEIAPADLQNRIQKVRDTLHKLTEAISELKLQIGGVDTEIVGYRKQNESTQIQLDAVIKDIEEGYRTIEENTAEMNRLKVDLDALRAIEAEMESGLTNLRDKKDGLVAEMYEFENQVREKATSIENTNASVQRFSAQLGIIVQDITQYQAEVDAITFEVAQPIPSEEEIRRTIRNCESSLEKLGNVNLRAIEDYEEKKARLDMLNEQVMALNKNIADLTSLTDSLTAKKKGLFMESYRAVDENFKKIYAQLSGGGEAYMALEDEDDPFNGGLIINAKPRNGKLLRLEALSGGEKSLTALSFIFAIQEYQPSPFYVLDEVDMFLDSVNSEMVAQRVKESSQKAQFIQVSLRKVALAVADQLIGVTRPPTGISKIIIQPDLAEVSRYEEEAVNDKEAI